The window AATTTAATGAAGATAAAGATTTTTTAAGAGATGATAGCAATAAAGCAAAAAGAAACTACGAATCTAAATTAACCAAAGTAACTCAAGCAGAATTAGCCGAATATGTATTTGATAGAAATAAATTAATTCAACAATTAAAAAACTCTGTTGATAAAGGGGATATAGAAGCTGAAATTCATAATTTGTTTATGCCTAAAAAAACATTTGATGATAAACAAGATTATAGGAGTAATAATGTTTGGCTATTTGATGATAGATTTATGTGCTATGATAAAATTTTTAGCGATATACAGATTAAGAACATTTTTCCAGAATTACATAAGAATATAGAAAGACCCGATTTACTAAGTATTATTTCTAATACTTACGAAAAAGATAAGATAACCGATATTTTGCTTATAGAATTTAAAAAACCTGAAGCAAAGAAAGAATATTTTGCAATAGCTCATCAACAAATTCTTGGCTATGCAGCAATGATTAATGAAGTTTATTTTCAAAAAAAAGTAAGGATTTGGGCTTATGGATTTTTAAAATTTAGCGATGAGGTTTTAAAGAGTCTTATTAATGATGATTATAATCAAATATATACAAATACCGATTTTCCCATTTGTTATAAATACAATCAAGCAAACAACATAATAATTCATTTTATGGATTATAACTCTTTGATTTGTGATGCGGAGAATAGAAATCAGTTATTTTTGGATATTTTAAGAGGAAAATATTTATGATGACTAATATGCCAAACTTCCTCCTCTACACCACGAAAGATAAAAAGATAAAGGTTGAACTTTATGAGCTAGGCGAGAGTGTATTTTTAGCTCAAGATTCTATGGCAAAACTTTTTGACACCTCCAAATCTAGCATAAGTGAACATATCACAAATATCCTCAAAGAGGGGGAATTGCAAGCAGATTCAGTTATTCGGGAAATCCGAACAACTGCTAATGATGGTAAGCAATACAAGGTGAAATTTTATTCCTTAGAGATGATTTTAGCTGCGGGCTTTCGTGTGCGAAGCAAAAGAGAAGCGCAGTTTAGAATCTAAGCAAACAAGCATAAATACACTATGCCAAAGACACAATCAGACTTATACAGATTCTATTTTTAGCAATCTTTCACACTCGTGCTACGCCACTTTTTATCGCAGCCTCTGCTACCGCATTTGAGACGACATCAATCAGCCGCTCATCAAATGCAGAGGGGATAATGTAGTCTGTGCCAAAGTGCATTTTTTTCTTTAAAAGCCTCTCAAGCTTATCTGTGATAGGCTCACGCGCGAGATTAGCGATTGCATAGGCAGCGGCGAACTTCATTTCCTCATTGATTTTGCTCGCACGCACTTTAAGCGCACCTTTAAAGATATAAGGGAATCCAAGCACATTATTAATTTGATTGGGGAAATCGCTGCGTCCTGTGGCGACTATCGCATCTGGACGCGCCTTTTTCACCTCATCGGGCATAATCTCTGGCGTAGGGTTGCTTAGAGCAAAGATGAGGGGAGATTGATTCATTCCCATAATATCATCTCCATTGAGTAAATTGCCCTTTGATAGTCCAAGCATTACATCTGCACCATTGAGCGCGTCTTTGTATGAGGTATAGTTCTTTTGACAGATAAATTCCTTTTTCAAATCGTTTAAATCCGTCCTATCTGCACTAATTGCGCCTTTAGAATCAAACATAACAAGATTTTTCACACCCAATGCTTTATACATTTTCGCACAAGCCACAGCTGCTGCTCCTGCACCAAATACGACAACTTTAATATCCTCTGCTTTTTTATTCACAAGGTGCAAAGCATTGATAATTCCCGCAGTAGAGATAATTGCTGTGCCGTGCTGGTCATCGTGCATTACAGGAATATCAAGCTCTTCAATTAATCTTCGCTCAATTTCAAAGCATTCTGGCGCTTTGATGTCTTCTAAATTAATACCACCAAATGTAGGCGAAATTGCCTTGACAATGCCGACAAACTTATCTATATCTTTTTCATTGACTTCAATATCAAAGGCATCAACTCCTGCAAAATTCTTAAACAAAATAGCTTTACCTTCCATAACG is drawn from Helicobacter sp. MIT 21-1697 and contains these coding sequences:
- the rhuM gene encoding RhuM family protein; amino-acid sequence: MMTNMPNFLLYTTKDKKIKVELYELGESVFLAQDSMAKLFDTSKSSISEHITNILKEGELQADSVIREIRTTANDGKQYKVKFYSLEMILAAGFRVRSKREAQFRI
- a CDS encoding malic enzyme-like NAD(P)-binding protein translates to MDLQALKKAYPKALPYHIGGKVGIQPRKRLRSIDELGLAYTPGVAVPCKQIEANPLSAYDYTSKSNLVAVISNGTAVLGLGDIGAMASKPVMEGKAILFKNFAGVDAFDIEVNEKDIDKFVGIVKAISPTFGGINLEDIKAPECFEIERRLIEELDIPVMHDDQHGTAIISTAGIINALHLVNKKAEDIKVVVFGAGAAAVACAKMYKALGVKNLVMFDSKGAISADRTDLNDLKKEFICQKNYTSYKDALNGADVMLGLSKGNLLNGDDIMGMNQSPLIFALSNPTPEIMPDEVKKARPDAIVATGRSDFPNQINNVLGFPYIFKGALKVRASKINEEMKFAAAYAIANLAREPITDKLERLLKKKMHFGTDYIIPSAFDERLIDVVSNAVAEAAIKSGVARV